One segment of Candidatus Neomarinimicrobiota bacterium DNA contains the following:
- a CDS encoding amidohydrolase family protein gives MKTITIVLVSALLFSGSLLTGSDQVPGARQERPIALVGGTIHPMSGAEIPNGQILFVDGRIVELGVRVNIPPGAEVVDVAGKHIYPGFIAAHCILGLVEVGAVRATRDQSEVGEVNPNVRVERSYNPDSEHIPVARANGVALAHVVPEGGRLSGTSAVMMLDGWTWEEALLRGGVGVWLSWPDMVPIERPWITKTREEQEQEIQRNLQRLDEVFDQAEAYHRSKVAGGAELKADLRWEGLEPVLEGRVPLFIRANHVSQITAAINWTRRRGYEMVLVGGRDCWMVSDLLKEHDIPVIVGDIHTLPGRRWEAYDASFTLPAKLWAAGVKFCLSPTNSDYNVRNLPFEAGTAVAFGLPREEALKAITLYAARILGIDHKTGSLEPGKDATMLVTSGDPLDFRSEVEQLYIQGRKVDLGSRHKTLYEKYLERHRQLGIAP, from the coding sequence ATGAAGACTATTACAATTGTCCTTGTATCGGCGCTGCTATTTTCCGGCAGTTTACTCACAGGTTCGGACCAGGTGCCCGGCGCCCGTCAGGAGCGGCCCATCGCCCTGGTGGGCGGGACCATCCACCCTATGAGTGGTGCTGAAATCCCGAATGGGCAAATCCTGTTTGTTGATGGCCGCATTGTCGAGCTGGGTGTCCGGGTGAATATTCCCCCGGGTGCCGAAGTGGTGGATGTAGCCGGCAAGCACATCTATCCGGGCTTTATTGCCGCGCACTGTATTCTGGGGCTGGTCGAAGTGGGGGCGGTGCGGGCTACCCGGGACCAGTCGGAGGTAGGGGAGGTAAACCCCAACGTCCGGGTGGAGCGGTCCTATAATCCGGACTCGGAGCATATCCCGGTTGCCCGGGCGAACGGCGTTGCCCTGGCCCATGTTGTGCCCGAGGGTGGGCGGCTTTCGGGCACCAGTGCCGTTATGATGTTAGATGGCTGGACGTGGGAGGAGGCCCTGCTTCGAGGGGGCGTCGGTGTCTGGCTGAGCTGGCCGGACATGGTGCCTATTGAACGTCCCTGGATCACGAAGACCCGGGAGGAGCAAGAGCAGGAGATTCAGCGCAATCTGCAGCGGCTGGATGAGGTCTTTGATCAGGCGGAGGCCTACCACCGGTCAAAAGTGGCTGGTGGGGCCGAGCTGAAGGCCGATCTGCGCTGGGAAGGTCTGGAGCCGGTATTGGAGGGGCGGGTGCCGCTCTTTATTCGGGCGAATCACGTGAGCCAGATCACCGCCGCGATCAACTGGACCAGGCGTCGGGGCTACGAGATGGTCCTGGTTGGCGGCCGCGACTGCTGGATGGTCAGCGACCTGCTAAAAGAGCATGATATTCCCGTCATCGTGGGGGACATTCATACGCTGCCCGGCCGGCGGTGGGAGGCCTACGACGCTTCCTTTACCCTGCCGGCGAAGCTGTGGGCGGCGGGGGTGAAGTTCTGCCTGTCACCGACCAACTCCGATTATAATGTGCGCAACCTGCCGTTCGAGGCGGGCACAGCCGTTGCCTTTGGTCTCCCCCGGGAAGAGGCGCTGAAAGCGATTACCCTGTATGCCGCGCGGATTCTGGGCATCGATCATAAGACCGGGTCGCTGGAGCCGGGCAAAGACGCCACCATGCTAGTGACCAGCGGCGATCCCCTGGATTTCCGCAGTGAGGTGGAGCAGCTTTACATCCAGGGGCGCAAGGTGGACTTGGGGAGCCGGCATAAGACCCTCTATGAAAAATATCTTGAGCGCCACCGGCAGCTGGGGATTGCGCCCTGA